The window GCCCGCATGCTATGGCGGCCGTCAAAAGCAGGCTCAGAAGGAATTTCTTTCGCATGGCCAGCTCCACGAACAGGATCTCGCGGCACATTTCAGGCGTGAGATGGTTGAGTTTCGATACAAAGCCACCCTGGGAAAGAATAATCGTCTTCTGATGCGGAGGCGGCCTGTAGATATTACATGATAGCGCGCGTTGATCGCCGCACCTGTTACATTTGTTACACTATGGCTTCTTCGGCTGTCATCAATCCAAGTATCGTTTTCGTGATGCGAGCTTGCGAAGCGGCGAACTGCATCGGCGAGCCGATGGCGGCCCCTTCCACTGACATTATGGGCAGAGGCGGCTCCCTCGTCGGGAGCCGACTGGGCACCCCTGCATCCTTTCAGCGACCTGCTCGGAGATGATCAGATCGCAAAGGGCGTCTGCGCATCGTAAATCGGGTTCCTCGGTCCGACCTGCCAGTGGTTGGGGGTTTGATCGGGTGGCAATTTCATCATGATGGCCCGGTGGAAGGCGGCATAGTCGCGATTGAAGCGGCCATGGTTCCAGGTGGAGATCAACGCAGCGGTAAAGGCGCCATTGCCGATCCCGTCAAGCGAGACCTGATTGTCCTGACATCCGGAAATCAGGCGGACGCTGCACGAGATTGGAGACGTGATCTCGCGGGTCAGATTGCGTCCTTCGCCAAGTGACATGGACGCGCCCAGCCGTGCATAGAAGTCGCGGTTCTGGCGGAACGTCCGCGTGGCGACATCGATGGGCATAGCGCGTGGTATTCCCGCGGCTACCGCGTGACCGTTCGCCAATGCATGTCCGTCGGCGACGGTGGCGCGCACCACGGTGCCGCTATGACAACTGTCCGAAACGACCAGCACGCGGACGCCCGCACTGAATTTGGACCAGAGGCCATAGAGCTCGTCATCGACAAGCTGGCCGTCATAGAGGCACCAGGTTTCGTCGGTGGAATCGTCTTCATCGTTGTTGAAATCCGGGAGCTGCCCGCCGTGACCCGAATAGCTGATGAAGAAGATATCGCCCTCCTTGAGATCCCTTGCGGCTTTCTTGACCTCGCTGATGACGTTTTGCCGCGTCGCCTCCTTGGTGAGGAGCGACTTGGTCTCGTATCCGAGACCGTCGGCGATTTCCTGCATGTCGCTCGCGTCGAATTCGCATGCGCGCAGCGGTCCTTCCCAGCCCGCATAGTGAGTGGCGCTGACCATATTCAGGCCAATGTGGAGCGACATTCCGGACGGCCCGTCGGTTGCCCGCGAACTCGTGGCCGCCGGGCGGGAAGGCGTTTCGAGGGCCGCTGTTGCGGCGGATGGTGCCTTGGCTCTCCCGGCGCGCGCCTTGCTTGCTTTGTGCTCGACCTCGCGCGCCTTCGAGGCGAACTGTTCGATCAGAGCCGAGAATTTTTGTGCCACCTTGGCATAGCCGTTGTCCGTCGGATGCAACTCGTCGAACCACTCTGTTGCGTTCACCGTGTTGCGGCAATTGATGTAGTTCAGCCGCGCCGATGAGCTTTGCAGCAGCGCCAGGCGTTCATTGAAGCGATCGATCATGACGCGTGCAATCGCTCGCTGGAAATCCGGGTCCTTGATACCTCGCGATTCCATCGGCTTGCCAAGCCATGTTCCTTTTGCCGGGATCGTGTAGTCGTAACCGTGGCAAAGGATCTGCACTTTCGGAAATGCCTTGGCGACCTGCCGAACGAGCTTGCCGTACATGCCGATTGCATCGTCCAGCATGGTCTCGAACGAGGGCCTGAGATGTCCCTCTGGCGGCAAGGCCGCATCGAAATCGAAGAGATGCGCGGCGAGGTTGCCGCCCGCCACGACATCATTGCCGCCGCCGCTGAACAGGAAGATGGATGCTCCCGTGTTTTCGATCGCGTCCATGTATTCGGCTTGTCTCAGCATGTTCGACAGCGTGTCGCCAGCGGCGTCCAGGCTGAAGATTGCATAGCGCTTCGTCAATTGGTCGATTACGTCCATCAGACGGAAGGGATACTGAAACCAGCTGTCGCCCTCGGAGACGATGATCGGCCCCTGGTAGTCTCCGCTGCCGATGCGATTGTGGAAGGCGGCCTGGCGGCGAAGGCGCGAGATGAAGTTCGCGCTGTTTAGAAGTGCGGCGCTGCGGGCCCGTCCTTCCGGCGTCGCGGGCACGGTGACCAGCTCGCGATTGATCTCGAGCACCGGGTTAAAGGGCCCCGACTTCTCGTCATCCACGAGGAAGTATTTCTGAAGCTCCTGCTCGCTCAAGCTGGGATCAGCAAGCTTCCTGTTCAGTTCCTCCAAAGATATTTTGCTGCTTGATGTCATAACGCGTCCTCCCTCTTTGCCGGTCGGGAGCATCCGACACGGGCGCGATGCGGTTGAGTATCTGGGCGAGCAGGTCGGTCTTCAGCTGAAGATCTTCTTGCTGGAGCAATTCTCCGAGACGGGGCGGGATCGAGATTTCGTTGATCTGGATCTTCGAGAAGGCGGGGTGATCTTTCCAGATCTCGACGATCCGCGTATTGCGAAGCGACTTGCCAATGAAGACCGTCGGCGGGCCGCTCGAGCGATCGGAGAAGGCTTTCTCTATGAGATCGAGTACGGATTTGGAGTACATGCCGACTGTCAGCCTTCCATCCGTAGCGGAATCAGGGACGTGGAGTGCGACAGCTCGCGCACTGGTTTGGTCTGTGGACAACAGCGCCGATATCAGCTGCGTGAAACCGTCAGCAAAGTCCTTTGCGCCAATGGTCGGCGTAATGAAGTCGAGGCTGGCGAGACGCCTGGCGAGCAGACGGAACGACGCGACGCGATCACGTCTCCATCTCTCGATGAGGTCGCGAAAGAGAAGGACGCCGGCACCGTCGCAAATAATGTGCAGGGAATATTGATCCAGCGACAACAGGCACGCCAGAACATGATCGACCGGACCGTTCCTTGCCGCCGACTTCCTGCTGGCCGACTCGACGTCCCGCCAGAACGACCGGCCGATCCCATGTGCAAGGTCCTCGATCAGGTGGTCCAGCCGATCGCTGCGGACGTCGATCTGCTTTGTGGCTTCCGTGAAAAGACCGGAGAGGACGGCTGTGGTCTGGTCGACGAAGTCGTTGCACCAGGCGATCGTCAGCGGGTAGAGGCCGTGCTGTTTTATCGCATTCTTTTCTCGCGCGATCTGCTGGGCGGTCGGGCCGAGCCCTAGCAGACTGCCGCCGAACCGCAGGAGAATTCCGCGGTAGCCACGATTTGCCGGGCCGTTCTCCGGCTCCCAGACCGGCGCGACGGGTTCATCGTCCTGGCTATCCCGACTGAGGAACCTGACGGTCTCGTCGAATGTCTTGGCGGTGTACGGATAAGGCGCCCTTTTGACTTCTTCCCCATCGTCAAGGTGGATGAGGTGGCCGAGCACCTCGTAACCCAGCACACCGGCAACGCGGGCAGGCTTGCGAGTAAAAAAG of the Sinorhizobium chiapasense genome contains:
- a CDS encoding C1 family peptidase: MAFWALITMQVFSRKRQEMVRNVPRDPTDLRDQIYTPNLRPLLPALSPAELVLDALKSAEPLYWLPRNQGAEGTCSAQALASLIDLQRVLNCQDAAANMPVSARMLYEMARLREAADGNEGLSLREVIKGFYHHGVCSDDLWKYEPGNSCGTLNVRRAKAAREVSLGAYYRLRPSLNDYHAALNEVGPVLVSAATHGGWNIEAVRANEGKIIQSTGDGGGHAFVVVGYDSTGFLVLNSWGTEWGGYLGCNGLGHWSYQGWADNIFDGWVLRLGVSTPGAFDLSIGEQGIFFTRKPARVAGVLGYEVLGHLIHLDDGEEVKRAPYPYTAKTFDETVRFLSRDSQDDEPVAPVWEPENGPANRGYRGILLRFGGSLLGLGPTAQQIAREKNAIKQHGLYPLTIAWCNDFVDQTTAVLSGLFTEATKQIDVRSDRLDHLIEDLAHGIGRSFWRDVESASRKSAARNGPVDHVLACLLSLDQYSLHIICDGAGVLLFRDLIERWRRDRVASFRLLARRLASLDFITPTIGAKDFADGFTQLISALLSTDQTSARAVALHVPDSATDGRLTVGMYSKSVLDLIEKAFSDRSSGPPTVFIGKSLRNTRIVEIWKDHPAFSKIQINEISIPPRLGELLQQEDLQLKTDLLAQILNRIAPVSDAPDRQRGRTRYDIKQQNIFGGTEQEAC
- a CDS encoding caspase family protein, yielding MTSSSKISLEELNRKLADPSLSEQELQKYFLVDDEKSGPFNPVLEINRELVTVPATPEGRARSAALLNSANFISRLRRQAAFHNRIGSGDYQGPIIVSEGDSWFQYPFRLMDVIDQLTKRYAIFSLDAAGDTLSNMLRQAEYMDAIENTGASIFLFSGGGNDVVAGGNLAAHLFDFDAALPPEGHLRPSFETMLDDAIGMYGKLVRQVAKAFPKVQILCHGYDYTIPAKGTWLGKPMESRGIKDPDFQRAIARVMIDRFNERLALLQSSSARLNYINCRNTVNATEWFDELHPTDNGYAKVAQKFSALIEQFASKAREVEHKASKARAGRAKAPSAATAALETPSRPAATSSRATDGPSGMSLHIGLNMVSATHYAGWEGPLRACEFDASDMQEIADGLGYETKSLLTKEATRQNVISEVKKAARDLKEGDIFFISYSGHGGQLPDFNNDEDDSTDETWCLYDGQLVDDELYGLWSKFSAGVRVLVVSDSCHSGTVVRATVADGHALANGHAVAAGIPRAMPIDVATRTFRQNRDFYARLGASMSLGEGRNLTREITSPISCSVRLISGCQDNQVSLDGIGNGAFTAALISTWNHGRFNRDYAAFHRAIMMKLPPDQTPNHWQVGPRNPIYDAQTPFAI